A part of Desulfomicrobium baculatum DSM 4028 genomic DNA contains:
- a CDS encoding MlaA family lipoprotein: protein MNKRLLLLCLALGLILLQGCAGKKAGSSLNQDVAAEQEYEESYDAAENGGYPDSLEGFNRGVFSFNDGFITYVFSPIDTVYTGFFPPDIRAGFGNFYRNLGYPVRLINALLQFKFDKMAKETASFALNTVFGVGGLFHITHNMPSLQSSPEDFSQTLAFYGLDSGTYLVLPILGPTTLRDAVGSVADSFVHPFSLVTPDSAKYALIGHDKANTASANLPAYKSIKEESFDHYTSMKDVYFQYRIGLEKK, encoded by the coding sequence ATGAATAAGCGTCTTCTACTGCTCTGTCTGGCCTTGGGCCTCATTCTGCTACAGGGCTGCGCCGGCAAGAAAGCCGGTTCTTCCCTGAATCAAGACGTCGCAGCGGAGCAGGAATATGAGGAAAGCTATGATGCAGCGGAAAACGGGGGCTATCCCGACTCTCTGGAAGGTTTCAACCGGGGAGTTTTTTCGTTTAACGACGGATTCATAACCTACGTTTTCTCACCCATCGATACGGTCTACACCGGATTCTTCCCCCCGGACATCCGCGCCGGATTCGGCAACTTTTACCGTAACCTCGGGTATCCCGTCCGTCTTATAAACGCCCTGCTGCAATTCAAATTCGACAAGATGGCCAAAGAGACCGCGTCGTTTGCCCTGAACACAGTGTTCGGCGTGGGCGGTCTTTTCCACATCACGCACAACATGCCGAGCCTGCAGTCTTCACCCGAAGATTTCAGCCAGACTCTGGCCTTTTACGGGCTGGATTCAGGCACCTATCTCGTACTGCCCATCCTCGGGCCGACCACTCTGCGTGACGCAGTGGGCTCCGTTGCGGACTCCTTTGTACACCCCTTTTCACTCGTGACCCCGGACAGCGCCAAATACGCTCTGATCGGACATGACAAAGCCAACACGGCCTCGGCCAACCTTCCGGCCTACAAGAGCATCAAGGAAGAATCCTTTGATCACTACACGAGCATGAAGGACGTTTACTTTCAGTACAGAATCGGACTGGAGAAGAAATAA
- a CDS encoding MlaC/ttg2D family ABC transporter substrate-binding protein, which produces MRVLFLLFILLLPATALSQDNPTSYIRANIDKVLSILASPEYESETNKTEQLRQIEAVVDNFFDSEELSKRSLGQYWRIFTPEQQQEFQPLFLKLIKQVYLKKSITYNGEVVNYNQEIIKSDTLAEVHTTVTSPSLNIPIIYYMIRKDVSWKVYDVSVENVSLIKNYRSQFRSILQNNSPDKLIATLREKTNE; this is translated from the coding sequence ATGAGAGTACTGTTTCTTCTTTTTATCCTGCTCCTGCCGGCTACAGCGCTGTCGCAGGACAACCCGACAAGTTACATTCGCGCCAACATTGACAAAGTGCTGAGCATTCTGGCGTCTCCTGAATATGAGTCGGAAACAAATAAAACTGAGCAGTTGCGCCAGATTGAAGCCGTAGTCGACAATTTTTTCGACTCGGAAGAGCTTTCCAAGCGTTCCCTTGGACAATATTGGAGAATTTTCACTCCCGAGCAGCAACAAGAATTCCAACCCCTGTTCCTGAAACTCATCAAGCAGGTCTATCTCAAAAAATCCATTACCTATAATGGCGAAGTGGTGAATTACAACCAGGAAATCATCAAATCAGATACTCTTGCTGAAGTTCATACAACAGTCACGTCCCCCAGTTTGAACATTCCGATCATTTACTACATGATCAGAAAAGATGTTTCGTGGAAGGTTTACGATGTTTCTGTGGAAAACGTGAGCCTGATCAAAAACTACCGCTCCCAATTCCGGAGCATTCTGCAAAACAATTCGCCCGATAAACTCATTGCCACTTTAAGGGAAAAAACCAATGAATAA
- the mlaD gene encoding outer membrane lipid asymmetry maintenance protein MlaD produces the protein MKTNNSSLHLSIGLFIIIGLVCTAYLAMTLANTTFFSGDSYTITAKFTAVNGLRAGSNVEISGVAVGKVSSISLDQTLYQAVITMSIENAVGIPVDSTAAIKTSGLIGDKYVSIIPGADDVLLKDKEVLMDTQAALDIEEMISKYVFGSVDK, from the coding sequence ATGAAGACCAACAATTCCTCTCTGCATCTTTCCATTGGCCTTTTTATCATCATAGGTCTGGTCTGCACCGCCTATCTGGCCATGACCCTGGCGAACACGACTTTTTTTTCCGGCGACTCCTACACGATCACCGCCAAATTCACGGCTGTGAACGGACTCAGGGCCGGCAGCAACGTGGAGATTTCCGGCGTGGCGGTGGGCAAAGTGTCGAGCATCTCTTTGGACCAGACCTTGTACCAGGCGGTAATCACCATGAGCATTGAAAACGCCGTAGGCATTCCCGTTGACTCCACGGCGGCGATCAAGACCAGCGGGCTCATCGGCGACAAATACGTGAGCATCATTCCCGGAGCCGACGACGTGCTCTTGAAGGACAAAGAGGTCCTCATGGATACACAGGCTGCCCTCGATATTGAGGAAATGATTTCAAAATATGTATTCGGAAGTGTCGACAAATGA
- a CDS encoding ATP-binding cassette domain-containing protein: protein MSSTTPLIQLRNISKAFGGRDILRGATFDIQRNEITAIIGKSGGGKSVLVKHIIGLITADSGEIIFDGLPYSTMKRKDFSAIKNRCSYMFQNNALFDSMTVFENIALPLREKFTFGKADIEDKVRSRIEQLELAEVAQMYPKQISGGMQKRVALARALVTEPEIIFFDEPTTGLDPIRKKTVFSMIHRYHEQLNFTAVIITHDIPDIFYIAHTVNILDEGRIIFSGSPVALEQSSDPGLYTYTHGHEMLIDELTGLHNRLSLMRKIEAFGAEAKDGEKLVLVTVRLLGMRTMIDYKGDLLAHAFIKNLAKFVQTFLPSDACAGMFSKEILVLAYKTEDESTLEMFLNQLEGYFTNLTIETYCHKHRLQVEIGGALTDKELTAYSAIQEALATSKKYV from the coding sequence ATGAGCAGCACAACTCCTCTCATTCAGCTTCGCAACATTTCAAAGGCGTTCGGCGGCAGGGATATTCTGCGGGGCGCGACCTTTGACATCCAGCGAAACGAAATCACTGCCATCATCGGGAAAAGCGGCGGCGGCAAGAGCGTCCTGGTCAAACACATCATCGGGCTGATCACTGCCGACAGCGGAGAGATCATTTTTGACGGGCTTCCCTATTCGACCATGAAGCGAAAAGACTTTTCGGCCATCAAGAACCGTTGCAGCTACATGTTTCAGAACAACGCGCTTTTTGATTCCATGACCGTGTTCGAAAACATCGCCCTGCCCCTGCGGGAAAAATTCACGTTCGGAAAGGCGGACATTGAAGACAAGGTCCGCTCCCGCATCGAACAGCTCGAACTGGCCGAAGTGGCTCAGATGTACCCGAAACAGATTTCAGGCGGCATGCAGAAACGCGTGGCCCTGGCCCGCGCGCTGGTCACCGAACCGGAGATCATCTTCTTCGACGAACCGACCACGGGCCTCGACCCCATCCGCAAGAAGACGGTTTTCTCCATGATCCACCGCTACCATGAACAGCTCAATTTCACGGCGGTGATCATCACCCACGACATCCCGGACATTTTCTACATCGCCCATACCGTGAACATCCTCGATGAGGGCAGGATCATCTTTTCCGGCTCGCCCGTGGCCCTCGAACAATCCTCGGATCCGGGGCTTTACACCTATACGCATGGTCACGAGATGCTCATCGACGAATTGACAGGCCTACACAACAGGCTCTCGCTCATGCGCAAAATCGAGGCCTTCGGGGCCGAAGCCAAAGACGGTGAAAAGCTTGTCCTGGTCACGGTCAGACTCCTGGGCATGCGAACCATGATCGACTACAAGGGCGACCTGCTGGCACACGCCTTCATCAAGAACCTGGCCAAATTCGTGCAAACCTTTCTGCCGAGTGACGCTTGCGCGGGCATGTTTTCCAAGGAAATCCTGGTTCTGGCGTACAAAACAGAAGACGAGTCGACCCTTGAGATGTTTCTGAATCAACTTGAGGGATACTTCACCAACCTGACCATTGAAACATATTGTCACAAACACAGACTTCAGGTCGAAATCGGCGGAGCGCTGACAGACAAAGAACTGACCGCCTATTCGGCCATTCAGGAAGCACTTGCAACATCCAAGAAGTACGTATGA
- a CDS encoding MlaE family ABC transporter permease, which yields MKNILAIPALLGATSLGIIKNVGQWGVFSLTAVLGMIHIRRLIPKILYDIYFIGFKSLNIIILVAFFTGMVLGLQGYYTLIKFSAEGMLGVAVALSLVRELGPVLTAIMLIGRAGSSISAEIGIMRISEQIDALSTMDVDPVRYLVTPKIIASLICFPLLTAIFDCVGILGGYFSSVLLSSRSGIFFSKIQSSLLLSDVTGGFIKSFVFAFIVITISCYCGYYTHQNQSSAGAEGVSNSTTSAVVQSCVYVLVSDYVITSFLM from the coding sequence ATGAAAAACATATTGGCCATCCCCGCACTGCTCGGGGCAACATCACTCGGTATCATCAAAAACGTGGGTCAGTGGGGAGTCTTCTCTCTCACGGCTGTCCTGGGCATGATCCATATACGCAGGCTCATACCCAAAATCCTCTACGACATATATTTCATCGGCTTCAAATCCCTGAATATCATAATTCTTGTGGCCTTCTTCACAGGCATGGTCCTTGGACTGCAGGGCTACTACACCCTGATCAAGTTCAGCGCCGAAGGAATGCTCGGCGTTGCCGTAGCCCTGTCCCTGGTGCGCGAGCTCGGGCCGGTGCTGACGGCGATTATGCTCATCGGCCGGGCCGGGTCGAGCATCAGCGCCGAGATCGGCATCATGCGCATCTCCGAGCAGATCGACGCCCTCTCGACCATGGACGTGGACCCGGTGCGCTATCTGGTCACGCCCAAGATCATCGCATCGCTGATCTGTTTTCCGCTCCTGACCGCAATTTTTGATTGTGTCGGCATCCTGGGCGGTTATTTTTCCTCCGTGCTCTTAAGCTCCCGTTCGGGGATCTTTTTCAGCAAGATCCAATCGAGCCTGCTCCTGTCCGACGTGACCGGAGGGTTCATAAAATCTTTCGTCTTTGCCTTTATCGTCATCACCATATCCTGCTACTGCGGATATTACACGCACCAGAACCAATCCAGTGCCGGGGCCGAAGGCGTCAGCAACTCAACAACATCCGCCGTTGTCCAGTCATGCGTTTACGTACTGGTCTCGGACTACGTCATAACATCCTTTTTGATGTGA
- a CDS encoding HAD hydrolase family protein, with amino-acid sequence MTGPYRGIFVSDLDGTLLRGGRISEGDLKAFRGLSEQGIMRVIATGRSLYSAKSCLADDFPADYLILSTGNQIVNWPTQNVLRSAFLSGQEVQDICLFLHGQGLSFMVHEDFPHNHRFAYHRGHKNVADFDRRLALYASHSQEKTSVPDARAASQIVVIVDGSDAAMHDRICRELARHSVIRATSPLDGQSVWIEIFAADVSKASGIKHLVDHYGLHGAPSAAIGNDHNDRDMLELVQMPFKVADAFLDDEDKYITTPENSDAVAFAIARYMESFHAGMTDA; translated from the coding sequence ATGACAGGCCCATATCGTGGAATATTCGTCAGCGATCTTGACGGAACCCTGTTGCGTGGCGGCCGCATCTCCGAAGGCGACCTGAAGGCCTTCAGGGGCCTGAGCGAGCAGGGAATCATGCGCGTCATCGCCACGGGCCGCTCCTTGTATTCGGCCAAATCCTGTCTTGCGGATGATTTTCCGGCAGATTACCTGATTCTTTCGACCGGAAACCAGATCGTGAACTGGCCCACGCAGAACGTTCTGCGCTCCGCATTCCTGTCTGGCCAGGAAGTGCAGGACATCTGTCTTTTTTTACATGGACAGGGCCTGAGCTTCATGGTGCACGAGGATTTTCCGCACAATCATCGCTTCGCGTACCACAGGGGGCACAAGAACGTCGCGGATTTTGATCGACGCCTGGCCCTGTACGCCAGCCACAGCCAGGAAAAAACAAGCGTCCCCGATGCGCGCGCCGCGTCCCAGATCGTGGTTATCGTTGACGGAAGCGATGCGGCAATGCATGACCGTATCTGCCGGGAACTTGCACGTCACAGCGTCATCAGGGCCACATCCCCGCTTGACGGACAGTCCGTGTGGATCGAAATCTTTGCGGCGGATGTCTCCAAGGCCTCGGGCATAAAGCACCTTGTCGATCATTACGGCCTGCACGGGGCTCCCAGCGCGGCCATCGGCAACGACCACAACGACAGGGACATGCTTGAGCTGGTGCAGATGCCCTTCAAAGTCGCAGACGCTTTTCTGGACGATGAAGACAAATACATTACAACTCCGGAAAATAGTGACGCCGTGGCTTTCGCCATCGCACGCTACATGGAAAGCTTCCATGCCGGCATGACGGACGCATGA
- a CDS encoding pyridoxamine kinase, protein MIQRVAAIHDLSGFGGGSLSAVIPILSALGIQVCSLPTAILSTHTGGFSNFHFRDLTSDMRHIIDHWRELSLSFAGIYSGFLGSPEQIDIVTDFIRTFRTDSTLVVVDPVLGDDGKLYDTMDRSMVDGMRSLVASADVITPNITEAALLLGKAGPLAISGTEEIKAWARALSDLGPRCVIITSVPAEHGRGTSVVAFDKDANRFWKVACPYIPACYPGTGDIFASVITGSLLQGDSLPLSLDRAVQFVSMAIRATFGHNFPEREGVFLERVLPSLNAPVSMSSFELI, encoded by the coding sequence GTGATCCAACGCGTTGCAGCGATTCATGATCTTTCCGGGTTTGGAGGGGGGTCACTCTCGGCGGTGATCCCCATTCTTTCAGCCCTGGGAATTCAGGTCTGCAGTCTGCCGACAGCCATCCTCTCGACCCACACGGGCGGTTTCTCCAATTTTCATTTCCGCGACCTGACCTCGGACATGCGGCACATCATCGACCACTGGCGAGAGCTGTCCCTGTCCTTTGCCGGAATCTACTCCGGATTTCTGGGTTCGCCGGAACAGATCGACATCGTCACAGATTTCATAAGGACATTCCGCACCGACTCCACCCTGGTCGTGGTCGATCCGGTGCTCGGAGACGACGGCAAGCTCTACGACACCATGGACAGATCCATGGTCGACGGCATGCGCAGCCTCGTCGCCTCGGCCGACGTGATCACCCCGAACATCACCGAAGCGGCACTGCTGCTGGGCAAGGCCGGTCCTTTGGCCATCTCCGGCACCGAAGAGATAAAGGCCTGGGCCCGGGCCTTAAGCGATCTGGGCCCGCGTTGCGTCATCATCACCAGCGTCCCTGCAGAGCACGGCAGGGGGACGTCGGTCGTGGCCTTCGACAAGGATGCAAATCGTTTCTGGAAGGTTGCATGCCCTTATATTCCTGCATGTTACCCTGGCACTGGAGATATTTTCGCCAGTGTGATAACAGGTTCACTGTTGCAGGGCGATTCCCTGCCTTTATCACTGGACCGGGCCGTGCAGTTTGTCTCCATGGCCATCCGGGCCACCTTCGGTCACAATTTTCCGGAACGTGAAGGGGTTTTTCTGGAACGGGTGCTCCCGAGCCTGAACGCCCCCGTGTCCATGAGCAGCTTTGAACTGATATGA
- a CDS encoding HU family DNA-binding protein has translation MNKSELIQSLAEKIKISNDEASTIVDSFFDSMRDALLRGDRIEIRGFGSFKIKQYEGYIGRNPKTGESVQVKPKKMPFFKAGKGLLDYLNG, from the coding sequence ATGAACAAAAGCGAACTTATTCAGTCCCTTGCAGAGAAAATCAAGATTTCCAACGATGAAGCATCCACCATTGTGGACAGCTTTTTCGACTCCATGCGCGACGCGTTGCTGCGCGGAGACAGGATTGAAATCAGGGGGTTCGGCAGTTTCAAGATCAAGCAATACGAAGGATACATCGGCCGCAACCCCAAAACCGGGGAGTCAGTGCAGGTCAAGCCCAAGAAAATGCCTTTTTTCAAGGCTGGAAAAGGTCTGCTGGACTATCTCAACGGTTAG
- a CDS encoding YgiQ family radical SAM protein: MSLFSSKSLPQPKFLPMTRAEMDALGWDELDVLLVSGDAYVDHPSFAMALLGRALVAHGLRTGIITQPRWDGPEDLLAMGRPRLFAGVSAGAIDSMLAHYTAFRKKRSEDAYTPGGRAGARPNRACIVYTNLLRRAFPGLTVILGGIEASLRRITHYDFWTDALRKPILLDAKADAVVYGMGERAILSIADRLAAGRDILGIPGTVTVGEDFPAEIELPSHEDMLADPKELMRATLLLEKQVHDGTDWAVQRVANRAILVAPPATPLTTTEMDTIYALPFARKAHPGYLLPIPAEEMIRDSVTSHRGCGGGCSFCTLALHQGRRIASRSRASILDEVRRMAASPDFKGHVSDVGGPSANMWGASCAKEGQPCKRPSCMTPTVCPHFRMDQKAHLDLLRTLRRTPGVRGVRVASGVRFDLALKDMDALGGYLREFVGGQLKIAPEHVCDHVLRLMRKPGNRVFEEFLTIFDRESKRAGKEQYVIPYLMSAFPGTTDDDMHALARWLGSRGWKPKQVQCFIPIPGAVATAMYHAGITPEGKSVHVPRTDEERLRQHRILLPPEDRGAKRPKDTQREPHPKSCPGRCPAPSRNSRPLPRPGKTKTGRKKK, from the coding sequence ATGAGCCTTTTTTCCAGCAAATCCCTGCCCCAGCCCAAATTCCTGCCCATGACCCGCGCCGAAATGGATGCGCTCGGTTGGGATGAACTCGATGTGCTCCTGGTCAGCGGCGACGCCTATGTGGACCACCCATCCTTTGCCATGGCCCTGCTCGGGCGCGCGCTGGTGGCGCACGGACTGCGCACCGGGATCATCACCCAGCCGCGCTGGGACGGCCCGGAGGATTTGCTCGCCATGGGCCGCCCCCGCCTGTTCGCGGGGGTCTCGGCCGGGGCCATCGACTCCATGCTGGCCCACTATACCGCCTTTCGCAAAAAACGCTCCGAAGACGCCTACACACCGGGCGGCAGGGCCGGAGCCAGGCCCAACCGGGCGTGCATCGTCTACACCAACCTGCTGCGCCGCGCCTTTCCCGGCCTGACCGTGATCCTGGGCGGGATCGAGGCATCCTTGCGCCGCATCACGCATTACGATTTCTGGACCGACGCCCTGCGCAAGCCCATCCTCCTCGACGCCAAGGCCGACGCCGTGGTCTACGGCATGGGAGAGCGGGCCATCCTGAGCATCGCGGACCGGCTCGCGGCGGGCCGGGACATCCTGGGCATCCCCGGCACCGTGACCGTGGGCGAGGATTTTCCAGCTGAAATCGAGCTGCCGAGCCACGAAGACATGCTCGCCGATCCCAAGGAACTGATGCGGGCCACGCTGCTGCTCGAAAAGCAGGTCCATGACGGCACGGACTGGGCCGTGCAGCGCGTCGCCAACCGCGCCATCCTTGTCGCGCCACCGGCCACGCCCCTGACCACGACGGAAATGGACACGATCTACGCCCTGCCCTTCGCCCGCAAGGCTCATCCCGGCTATCTTCTGCCCATCCCGGCCGAAGAGATGATCCGCGACTCGGTGACCAGCCACAGAGGATGCGGCGGAGGGTGCTCGTTCTGCACCCTGGCCCTGCACCAGGGTCGGCGCATCGCTTCGCGCAGCCGGGCTTCCATCCTCGACGAGGTCCGGCGCATGGCCGCAAGCCCGGATTTCAAGGGCCATGTTTCCGATGTCGGCGGCCCCAGCGCCAACATGTGGGGGGCAAGCTGCGCCAAGGAAGGACAGCCCTGCAAGCGCCCCAGTTGCATGACTCCGACCGTCTGTCCGCACTTTCGCATGGACCAGAAAGCGCACCTCGATCTGCTGCGCACCCTGCGCCGCACGCCCGGAGTGCGCGGAGTGCGCGTGGCCAGCGGCGTGCGCTTCGACCTGGCCTTGAAAGACATGGACGCCCTTGGGGGCTATCTGCGCGAATTCGTGGGCGGGCAGCTGAAAATCGCGCCCGAGCATGTTTGCGACCATGTGCTGCGCCTGATGCGCAAGCCCGGCAACCGCGTCTTCGAGGAATTTCTGACGATCTTTGACCGCGAATCCAAGCGCGCGGGCAAGGAGCAATACGTCATCCCCTACCTGATGAGCGCCTTCCCGGGCACCACCGACGACGACATGCACGCCCTTGCCCGCTGGCTCGGCAGCCGGGGCTGGAAGCCCAAACAGGTGCAGTGCTTCATCCCCATCCCCGGAGCAGTGGCCACGGCCATGTACCATGCGGGCATCACCCCGGAAGGAAAGTCCGTCCATGTGCCGCGCACCGACGAAGAGCGGCTGCGCCAACATCGCATCCTGCTCCCGCCTGAGGACAGAGGCGCCAAACGTCCAAAGGACACGCAGCGCGAACCTCACCCGAAAAGCTGTCCCGGCCGATGCCCTGCTCCTTCGCGCAATTCCAGGCCCCTTCCCCGTCCCGGCAAGACAAAGACGGGCCGCAAAAAGAAATAA
- a CDS encoding periplasmic heavy metal sensor yields MKRTTTIAILAIFGIIALSTLTFAGPMRGKGMRGDCPGWNQNPAVQQLTQEKQDQLKNILDEHRKEMTPMRNAMWEKRTLLKTLSVNPNTKPETITALVGELSDLRAQAQTRREALQSRVSKEIGIDLPMGFGMDERRGMGGRGHGDFGQRGMRQGMGQGMNPELDAAPGAPDA; encoded by the coding sequence ATGAAAAGAACGACCACCATCGCAATCCTGGCCATTTTCGGCATCATCGCACTCAGCACCCTGACCTTCGCCGGTCCCATGCGCGGCAAGGGAATGCGCGGCGATTGCCCGGGCTGGAATCAGAACCCCGCAGTGCAGCAGCTGACCCAGGAAAAGCAGGACCAGCTTAAGAACATTTTGGACGAACACCGCAAAGAAATGACTCCCATGCGAAATGCCATGTGGGAGAAGCGCACCCTGCTCAAAACATTGTCCGTCAACCCCAACACCAAGCCCGAAACCATCACCGCCCTGGTTGGCGAGTTGAGCGACCTGCGCGCCCAGGCGCAGACCAGGCGCGAGGCCCTGCAATCCCGGGTGAGCAAGGAAATTGGCATTGATCTGCCCATGGGTTTTGGAATGGATGAGCGCAGAGGCATGGGTGGACGCGGCCACGGCGACTTCGGCCAGCGCGGCATGCGCCAAGGCATGGGCCAAGGCATGAACCCGGAACTGGACGCCGCTCCCGGCGCTCCGGATGCCTAA
- a CDS encoding nucleotide pyrophosphohydrolase: MSLNQLQEDVDAWVKTIGVRYFSELTNLGILMEEVGEVARIMTRRYGDQSFKENEKNDLGDELADVLFVLTCIANQTGVDLTESMRRNLEKKTLRDTNRHRNNPKLHSS, from the coding sequence GTGAGTCTCAATCAATTGCAGGAAGACGTCGATGCCTGGGTAAAAACAATCGGGGTCCGCTATTTTTCCGAACTGACCAACCTCGGCATTCTGATGGAAGAGGTCGGCGAAGTGGCCCGTATCATGACCCGCCGTTACGGGGATCAAAGTTTCAAGGAAAACGAGAAAAACGATCTGGGCGACGAACTGGCCGATGTCCTGTTTGTTCTGACCTGCATCGCCAACCAGACAGGAGTCGACCTGACGGAGTCCATGCGCCGCAACCTGGAAAAGAAAACCCTGCGCGACACGAATCGCCACCGGAACAATCCAAAACTGCATTCGTCCTGA
- the zraS gene encoding two-component system sensor histidine kinase ZraS, whose translation MQNQAPFSTSIFWRRRGLVLFVPAVLAAVILIWFALQGRAREQRTIARILTTQGETLIRSVEAARRMGMRGQEGRQFRLRFLMDEMIRQGDLRFLGLVDAQGRFEALSEAEPGSGVAAEALTALPASFEPAWSIIRPGEEPLFVVYRYSRPPRRTMQGGMEHNTFPHPPGERTLIAVGLDASLYLRAVRKDVLTLAMAGGLGLALAFAGAVTLFWRRKVAGLEREVARQERLAALGTLAAGVAHEIRNPLSSIKGFATYFGAKFKAGTQDRELAEVMIGEVDRLNRVVTELLELTHPSELRLAPTVVSDLVQHALKLVEGDCRSKGIAVQLRIAELEALPLDPDRMLQILLNLFLNAIQAMPQGGTLTVSAQRVKDRLELRVADTGHGIPAQDLDRIFDPYFTTKNQGTGLGLATVRTMMTAHGGQVRVTSEPGQGTQVILDLPLKGERR comes from the coding sequence ATGCAGAATCAGGCTCCCTTTTCGACATCCATTTTCTGGCGACGGCGCGGCCTGGTCCTTTTTGTGCCGGCGGTGCTGGCGGCCGTGATCCTGATCTGGTTCGCCTTGCAGGGGCGGGCGCGGGAGCAGCGCACCATCGCCCGCATTCTGACCACTCAGGGCGAGACATTGATCCGGTCCGTGGAGGCCGCCCGCCGCATGGGCATGCGGGGTCAGGAGGGGCGGCAGTTTCGCCTGCGATTTCTTATGGATGAGATGATCCGGCAGGGAGATCTGCGCTTTTTGGGACTGGTCGATGCCCAGGGGAGGTTCGAGGCCTTGAGCGAGGCCGAGCCCGGCAGCGGCGTCGCAGCGGAAGCGCTGACCGCCTTGCCTGCCTCCTTCGAGCCTGCGTGGTCGATCATCCGGCCTGGCGAGGAGCCGCTCTTTGTGGTTTATCGCTACTCGCGCCCACCCCGGCGCACCATGCAAGGGGGCATGGAACACAACACGTTTCCGCATCCACCCGGAGAGCGCACGCTTATTGCCGTGGGCCTTGACGCCTCGCTCTATCTGCGCGCCGTGCGCAAGGATGTCTTGACCTTGGCCATGGCCGGCGGTCTTGGTCTGGCCCTGGCCTTTGCCGGGGCGGTCACGCTTTTCTGGCGGCGCAAGGTGGCAGGTCTCGAACGGGAGGTGGCCAGGCAGGAACGCCTGGCCGCGCTCGGCACCCTGGCTGCCGGAGTGGCCCACGAGATCCGCAATCCTTTGAGTTCCATCAAGGGGTTTGCCACCTATTTCGGCGCCAAATTCAAAGCCGGGACGCAGGACCGGGAGTTGGCCGAGGTCATGATCGGCGAGGTCGACCGCTTGAACCGGGTCGTGACCGAACTTCTGGAGCTGACCCACCCTTCGGAGCTGCGCCTTGCGCCCACCGTTGTGTCCGATCTTGTCCAGCACGCCCTGAAACTCGTGGAGGGAGATTGCCGCAGCAAGGGCATTGCCGTGCAACTGCGCATCGCGGAGCTCGAAGCGCTGCCCCTTGATCCGGACCGCATGCTGCAGATCCTGCTGAACCTGTTCCTGAACGCCATCCAGGCCATGCCGCAGGGCGGCACCCTGACCGTTTCCGCCCAGCGCGTGAAGGATCGGCTGGAATTGCGCGTGGCCGACACGGGCCACGGAATCCCTGCGCAGGATCTGGACAGGATTTTCGATCCGTACTTCACTACCAAAAATCAGGGTACGGGCCTGGGGCTGGCCACGGTGCGAACCATGATGACGGCCCATGGCGGCCAGGTGCGGGTAACTTCCGAGCCGGGGCAGGGCACGCAAGTGATTCTTGATCTGCCTTTAAAAGGAGAACGCCGATGA